In the genome of Natronomonas salina, the window GGTCGCCGGCTGGGGCGACGGCGTCCCGGGCGTCCAGCTCAACCGGATGTGCGGCTCCGGCCAGCAGGCCATCAACTTCGCCGCCGGCCAGGTCGCCGCCGGCCACCACGACGTCATCATCGCCGGCGGCGTCGAGCACATGACCCGCGTCCCGATGGGCTCGGACGGCCAGAGCGTCACGGACACCTACTTCGAGTACTTCGACGAGCTCACGACGCAGGGGGAGGGCGCCGAGCGCATCGCCGAGGAGTACGGCTTCTCCCGGGAGTACCTCGACGAACTCGCCGCGGAGTCGCAGTCCCGCTGGGGCGAGGCCGCCGAGGCCGGCAAGTACGACGACCAGGTCGTCCCCGTCGAGACCGACCTCGAGGGCGACTCGGTCACCGTCGAGGAGGACGAGCACCCGCGGCCGAGCACGACCGTCGAGAAGCTCTCGCAGCTCCCACCGTCCTTCCGGAGCCCGGAGAACGGTTACCACCACGCCGGGAACTCCTCGGGTATCGTCGACGGCTCGGGCGGTCTGCTGATCGCCAGCGAGGAGGCCGCCGAGGAACACGGCTGGGACCCGATGGCCCGCATCGTCGACAGCCACGTCGTCGGCGTCGACCCGATCACGATGCTCACCGGGCCGATCCCCGCGACGAAGGAGATCCTCGAGCAGAACGACATGTCGATCGACGACATCGACCGCTTCGAGGTCAACGAGGCCTTCGCCGCCGTCGTCGCCGCCTGGCTCGAGGAGACCGGCGCCGACTGGGAGGACACCAACGTCTGGGGCGGCGCCATCGCCCACGGGCACCCCCTCGGCGCGACCGGCAGCGCGCTCGTCGGCAAGCTCCCCTACCAGCTCGAGGAGTGCGACGGTCAGTACGGCCTCTCGACGATGTGCATCGGCTTCGGCCAGGGCATCGCGACGATCATCGAGCGGCTGTAACGGTCGACCCGAACGTACAGTTCTGCCTCTTTTCGCGCCGGGACCCCACCATACCGTTAAGCGCGTCCCCGACGTACTGACGGCGATGACCACCCACTCCATCGACCCCGCGGACGACGGGTCCACCGCGGCCGCCGTCGACGAGGACGACCTGCGCGAGCGGATCACCGTCTTCCTCCAGCGGAACTTCCCGCAGATCGAGATGCACGGCGGCAGCGCGGCCATCCAGCACCTCGACCTGGAGGCGGGGAGCGTCCGTATCCGTCTCGGCGGCGCCTGCTCCGGCTGCGGTATCTCGCCGATGACGACCCAGGCGCTGAAGACGCGGCTCGTCCAGGAGATTCCGGAGATATCCGCGGTCGAGACCGAGACCGGCGTCGGCGACGAGGGGACGCCGCAGGGGTTCGACGCCGACGACGTGCCGTTCTAGCGGCGCTGCCGCCGTTCGGCGCCGCGCTGCTCGCGGTCCATCTGGTTCGGCGCGTCGTGCTCCCGCCACTGTGACGGCTCCGACTGCTGGTCGCGACTCTGGTGGCGCGCCTGCTCGCGAGCCTGTCCCTGCTGGGTGCCGCCGTGGTTCTGCTGGCTGCCGTGTCCCTGCTGCTGCGTGCCGTGGCCGTGCTGCTGATTTCCGTGACCGTGCTGACGACCGCCGTATCCGGACTGGCGGCCACCCTGCTGCTGCTGGTTTCCGTACTGCTGCCTCTCCGAGCTCTGCTGCTGGCTCCCCCGACTGATGCCTGACTGGCCGCCGCGCTGCCCCTGGTCGCGCTGCTGGCCCTGCTGTTGTCCCCTCTGCTGGTTCTGCTGGTTCTGCTGCCGTCCACCTTGCTGGTGCTGCTGGCCTCGCTGATCGTGGCCGCCCCGCTGGCCGCCGGATCGCTGACGGTTCTGTCCGCCGCGTTGCTGGTCACGGTTCCGGTCCGGCTGTCCCGGCTGCCCCTGCTGGTACTGGCCCTCCTGCCGGCGACCACCCTGGGTGTAGCCGCCGGGCTGTCCGCGACCGGACTGGTTGCCGCCTTGCTGGCTGTGGCCACCGCTCTGGTGCTGCTGCCCCTGTCGCTGGCCCTGTTGTTGGTCCCGGCCCTGCTGTCCTCGTCGACCCTGGCGCTGCTGGTGCTGACCTTGCTGACCGCCCGCGTGCTGCTGGTTCCGCTGTTGACCGTACTGCTGGTTCTGCTGACGAGACTGCTGGCCTCCGTGCTGACGGTCGTGGCCCTGTCCTCGTCCCTGCGGTCCGCCGTGGCCTCGCTGACTTCCCTGTCCCTGCTGACCCTGCTCGTGGGTCCGTTGCTGCGTCCACTGGCCTCGGCGTTCGCCCTGCTGGTCGTTTCGGTGGCGCTGCTGGTCGTCGTCCCGTCCGGTGTCTCTGCCCTGATTGTGTGTATGTCGTGCCATGGTATCGTAGGGTTCTCCGGCCGGCGGTCGGTTCGCGGCACTCCCCGGACTGCTCGACCCGGAGAGTCGACGCCTGACGGCGGAGTGGGTTCTGCCTGCGTGTGCAACGGTAGCACGGTCCGGCCAGGGAACGGCTGCGGCCCCGTTCGGGGTGGCTATTTACCCTCCCGCGCCAACGCCCGGGTATGCAGGAGACGCGACGCCGGGTGCTGGAGGGGCTGGCCGACGGCCCCGTCTCGGGCCCGGACCTGGCCGACCGACTCGAGGTCTCGCGCGCCGCCGTCTGGAAGCACGTCGAGGCGCTCCGCGAGGCGGGCTTCGCGGTCGAGAGCCGCGACGACGGCTACGTCCTGGCCGGCGTCCCGGAGTTCGGCGGCGCGGCCGTCGAGTTCGGGCTGGACGCGCCCTTCGAGGTGGAGTTCCACGACAGCATCGGGAGCACGAACGACCGGGCGCGCGCACTGGCCGGCGAGGGCGCCGCGGACGTCGTCGTCCTGGCGGACGAGCAGACCGGCGCGCGCGGCCGCCTGGACCGCGCGTGGTCCTCGCCGTCGGGCGGCGTCTGGCTGAGCATCGTCTGCCGGCCGGACCTCCCGCCGGCGCAGGTCCCCGTCTACACGCTCGCGGCGGCCGTCGCGACCACCGAGGCCGTCCGCGAGGTCGGCGTCGACGCGGGGATCAAGTGGCCGAACGACGTTCTGGTGGGTGACGACGAGAAGAAGCTCGTCGGCATCCTCACGGAGATGGAGGGGGAGGCCGACCGGGTCTCGTGGGTGGTCGTCGGCATCGGGCTGAACGCGAACGTCGACGCCGACGAGGTCCCGGAGACGGCGACGACGATCGGAGAACAGGTGGGTGACGTCGACCGCGCCGACCTGACGCGGCGCATCCTCGAGCGATTCGACGAGCTGCGGGCCGACCCCGAGAGCGTCCTGCCGGCGTGGCGCGACCTCGCCACCACGCTCGGTCGGCGGGTCCGCGTCGAGACGCCCGGCGGGGAGGTCGTCGGCGAGGCCGTCGACGTGGAGTTCCCGGGCACGCTCGTCGTCGCGACCGACGACGGCGAGAAGCGGGTCTCGGCCGGCGACTGCGAGCACCTCCGCCCCGCCTGATTACTCGAGGGTCTCGCTCCGCTCCGACCCTCGCTACTCGAGTATCTCGGTGGCTCCCGGGTCTGCCCGCGCCGGTTTCTGTCGTTCGTCGCCCGGCAGGGCCTCCTCACGCTGGAGGTCGGCCTCCCGGGCGTCCTCGTCCGTCGCGCCGACGCGGACCGTCAACACGGGGACCTCCGAGGAGCGGACGACCCGCTCGGCGACGCTGCCGAGCAGCAGGCGGTTGAGCCCGCCGCGACCGTGGGTGCCCATCACGATCAGGTCGCAGCCCTCCTCGGTGGCGTAGTCGACGATCTCGCGGCTCGGCGGCCCCTCCCGCATCGCGGTGACGACCCGATCGGCCCGCGAGCGCTCCTCGGCGGCGCGGAGGGCGTCCTCGCCCTCGTCGCGCAGCATGGTCGTGACGCTCTCCCAGGAGGTCTCCATGGGGAGGTTGGCGAAGCTGGCCGTGTTGACGACGTAGAGGAAGTGCACGGCGGCGTCGTGGGCGTCGGCGAGGTCCGAGGCGTGGTCGATGACCCGCGACATGCCGGCCGACCCGTCCGTCGGAACGAGGATACAGTTGTACATTGTCACCACACGACACGGTCTTGGGCGTACCCGCACAAACACCTTTCGACCGTTTTACACACGAGACGGGGGAGAGACGGCGGCTTCAGGGCGAGATGACGTCCGCGACGTCGTCCACTCCGGCGCGGCGGACCACGGCCCGGACGGGGTCGCGGACGCCGGCGAGGTTGTCGGAGTCGCCGTCGAGTACCAGCAGCCGGGCCTCGCGACCCGGCTCGATCACGCCGCAGTTCAGGCCGGCGATCTCGGCGCCGGCCCGCGTCGCCATCCGGAGCACCTCGGGGGCGGTCACGTCGCAGAGCTTCGCGGTGAACTCCATCTCCCGGAACATCGAGGGGCTGTTGAGCATCACGTTGTCCGTCCCGAGGGCGACGGTCGTCCGCTCCAGCAGGTCGGCCACCGGCGGGACCCCGACGCCCGTCACGAGGTTCGAGCGCGGGCAGACCGCGATCGGCGTATCGCTGTCCTCGACGCGCTCCAGGTGGATCTCCTCGGCGTGGACCATGTGGACGAGGAAGTCGGGCTCGAGGTCCAGCGCGGAGTTGATGTCGTGGGCGTCGCGCTCGCCGGCGTGGATGCCGAAGGGCTTGCCCGCCTCGTGGGCGGCCTTCCGCTCCGCCGAGAAGTCGGCGTCGCGGGCGCCGCTGGCGCCGAAGCCGTCGGCGACGTCCAGCACCTCGACCTCCTCGCGGCCGAAGACGACCGGCTCGACGTCGAGGTTGCCCGCGGCGTCCAGCAGCGCCTCCACGCCCGCGACGCCGCCCTCGCGGAACTCGAGGAAGGCGGTCGTCCCGCCGGCCTCCATGAACTCCAGCGACCGCTGCATCGACTCGACGAGTTCCTCCCTGGAGGCCTCCTCGAGCAGCCGGTGCTTCAGGCCGTCCGGCGGCGCGACGAGTTCGTCCAGCGAGAGGCCGCGGCCGGCCTCCTTGGCGATCGAGTCGCCGACGTGGGTGTGGGCGTTGACGAACGCCGGACAGATGATGTCGGTCGAGGCCGTGGCCGTCTCCTCGACCTCGACGATCTCACCGTCCTCGACGACGACACGGCCCTCGACCGGTTCGTAGTCCTCGCCCGCGAGTATCGTCCCCGGGAGTTCCATGCCGGTGACCTGGGGTGCGGTGCGTAAAACCCGTTCGCGTTGCAGCCGGCATGCACCTGCCGGCCCGTCGCCTTTCCTCCTCGCCGCGCCAGCTAGGGTATGCCCGAACTCGGTTACGCCTGCCTGAGCGAGCAGCACGAGCCCGACGAGATGGTCGAGTACGTCGCCGACGCCGAGCGCCGCGGCGTCGACTACGCGATGGTCTCCGACCACTACCACCCCTGGACCACCGCGCAGGGCGAGAGCCCGTTCGTCTGGGGCGTCCTCGGCGCCATCGCCCACGGGACCGAGCGCATCCCGGTCGGGACGGCCGTCACCGCGCCGATCATCCGCATCCACCCCGCCGTCGTCGCCCAGGCCGCCGCGACCGCCGCCACCCAGCTCGACGGTCGGTTCATCTTCGGCGTCGGCACCGGCGAGCGGCTCAACGAGCACGTCACCGGCGAGCGTTGGCCGCCGCACGACGTCCGCCTCGAGAAGCTCGAGGAGGCCATCGAGATCATCCGGCTGCTCTGGGAGGGCGGCGAGAAGACCTACCGCGGCGACCACTTCACCGTCGAGAACGCCCGCGTGTTCACGCTCCCGGACGAGCTCCCGCCCGTCGTGGTGGCCGCGGGCGGCGAGACCTCCGCGGCCGCGGCGGGACACTACGGCGACGGCCTCATGTCCACCTCGCCCGACGAGGGCCTCGTCGACCGGTACGAGGAGGGCAACGAGGGCGAGACGGAGCCGCACTTCGGCCAGTTCCACGCCTGCTACGCGGAGGACGAGGACGACGCGATCGAGACGGCCCTCGAGACGTGGCCCAACGCCGCGATGGCCGGCGAACTCGGCCGCGAACTCGCCACGCCGGCCCACTACGAGCAGACCGCGACGATGGTCGACCGGGAGGACATCGCCGAACAGGTCGTCTGCGGCCCCGACGCGGACGACTTCATCGAGAAGATCGAGGCGTTCGTCGATAGCGGCTTCGAAAGCGTTCACGTCCACCAGATCGGCCAGCAGCAGGAGGAGTTCCTGGAGTTCTACGAGGAAGAGGTCATGCCGTCGTTCTGAGGGCGGCGAGGTCTACTCTACTCCTCGCACTCCGGCAGCCGAACGATGGAGAGCCAGAACTGCTCGAAGGACTGGACGACCTCGATGAAGTCCACCGGGTCGACGGGCTTCGTGAGGTAGGCGTTGGCGTTCAACTCGTAGGACTTGACGACGTCCTCCTGGGCCTCCGAACTCGTCAGGACGACGACCGGGACGTACTGGAGGGTCTCGTCGGCGCGCATCTCCTCGAGGACCTCGTCGCCGTTCTTCCGCGGGAGGTTCAAGTCGAGGAGGACGATGTCCGGACAGGGCGCGTCGGCGTACTCGCCGCGCTTGAAGAGGAAGTCCAGCGCCTCGACGCCGTCCTCGACGACGTGGAGGTCGTTGTCGATCTGGCCCTCCTTGAACGCCTCCTGGGTGAGGCGGACGTCGCCGGGGTTGTCCTCGACGAGCAGTATCTGCGCCGGATCGCCGTCGATCCCGTCGCTCATCGGACGACCCCGCAGCAGACCCCGCCGCAGTCCGGAACCGGATGCATGGTACCTCCGTGACCACCGAGACAGTTAAGTACCACGCTGGACGACGCGGCCGACGACCCCGACCGCCGGCCGGGCGGTCAGTACTCGTCCAGGGTGGTGTTGACGCCCTTGCGGACGTCCACGACGAGCGCCTCGAGGTCCAGACCCAGCACGTCCTCGGTCGCCTGCCCGACGCGCTCGGCGACGTCCTCGGGGGCGTAGACGCCCATCCGCCACTGCTCCTTCTGGGCCCGGCGGAGCGCCTTCACCATCGTGGACTGGCTGTCGAGTTTCCGGACCTCGCCGTTGACGACCACCCGGCTCGTCGACTCGCGCATCTTCGGCCGCGAGGGGACGTCGAGGATGACGGCCTCCTCGTCGACGTTCGCCCGGTCGGCGATGTCGCGCTCGTACTCGCGGATCGCCTCGTGGTCGGCCTCGAGGACCGCCTCCGGGACGTCCCTGATCTCCGCCCAGACCGCCCGCTTGTAGAGGTCCCGGGTGTCGAGCATCCGGGCGAACTCGGCGGTCGCCCCGCAGGTCCGCAGCGCGACGGTCAGGTCGCGGTCGTCCATCCGGCGGAGCTCCCGGGGCTCGACCGCCCCGGCGTCCAGCAGCGCCTCCGTCGCCCGGCGGAGCATCGCCTTCGAGATGCGGGCGACGTGGTGGTTGTAGACGACGGGGTTCATGAGCGCCCGGGCGAGCAGCAGCGACTCGGCGGTCTGGACGTTCCCCTCCGCGAGGACGAGTTCGCCGTCGACGAACCGCAGCTCACGGACGAGCCGGCCGGTGTCGATGGTGCCGTAGGGGACGCCGGTGTGGTGGGCGTCCCGGACGAGGTAGTCCATCCGGTCGACGTCGAGCTCCCCCGAGACGAGCTGGCCGAACTCGCCCTCGCCGGCCACCAGGTCGGCGACCGTGCCGGGGTCGATGTCGTGCAAGGCGAGGACCCGCTCGACCTCGCCGCCCTCCAGGAGGTCGCCGACCTCGTCGTGCATCTTGCCGGTGTGGCGGGCGACGATGTCCTCGATGTTGTGGCTGAACGGGCAGTGGCCGACGTCGTGGAGGATGGCGGCGGCCCGCAGGCGCTCGGCGGTCCGGCCCTCGAGGTTGAGGTGCTCCAGTGCCTGGGTGGCGAGGTGGTAGACGCCCAGGGAGTGCTCGAACCGGGTGTGGTTCGCGCTCGGGTAGACGAGCTCCGCGGTGCCGAGCTGCTTGATCCGGCGGAGTCGCTGGACCTCGGGGGTGTCGAGGAGGTCCTCGGCGACCCCCTCGACCGCGATGTGGTCGTGGACGCTGTCCTTGATGGTGGCCATTACCCCCGGTTTCGCCTTGATGGGTTAAAAACCGTCGTCCCCGAAACGGCCGGCTCCGGCTTCCTGTACCTACTCGACGACCACCGACCGGGTCTCCGCGTCGTAGGTCTCGACCAGTCCCCACGCGACGAGCCCGGCGGCCGCGAACCCAACCGCGCTCGCGCCCGCGAAGGCGAGTTCGTAGCTGTACAGCGTCGCGACGCCGCCGACGAGCGTGGGGCCGACGACCCCGCCCACCCCCTTCGCCGTCTCGCGGATACCCAGCAGTTCCGACTCGCGTTCGATGGGGGCGACGTCGCTGACGAACGCCAGGGAACCGATCGTCATCGCCGAGAACGACCCGCCGAGGACGACGAACGTCGCCACGCCCGCGGCGAGGCGGAGCGGGCCGGGCGGAGCGGCGGTCAACCCGGCGGCCATGAGGGCGAAGACGGCGCTGCCGGCCATTCCGACGACGACCAGCGGCTTCCGGCCGACGTGGTCGGCGACGACGCCGAGCCCGTACATGAAGCCGACCTGGGAGCCGTGGTTGAACGCCAGCAGGACGCCCATCAGCACCTGGGAGACGCCGACGACGGTGACGAGGTACGGCGCCACGACTGACATGATACCCAGCACCGCGACGTTGCGCAGTGCCGTGGCGACGTAGAGCCACAGCAGCCCGTTCCGGGTCAAGTGGGACCGCTCGTCCGGCGCCGGGAAGAGCCGGCGTCGGGTCTCGGCCAGCACCTCGCGGGCGGTCGGGTCCGCGTCCGGAGAGGGCGTCGGGTCGACGACGAAGACCAGCGCGACCGTCGAGACGAACGTCACCGCCGCGACGGCCCAGTAGATGTCGACCGGCGTGACGTACTCCAGCAGCCCGCCGGCGACGACGTAGCCGAGCGCGAACCCGCCCGAGCGGGTGCTGTTGAAGATGCCGATGGACCGGCCCCGTCCCGTCGTCCCGCCGTGGTGGCTGACGATGGCGAGGGCGACCGGCGCGAAGCCGGCGAGGAACGCGGCGTAGACGCCTCGCGATCCGATCGCGACCGCGACGGTGTCGGCGACGAGCAGCGGGAGGATCGCCAGGACGCCGCCGATCCCGGTGACGATCAGCACCTGTCGCCGACGGCCGGTGATGTCCGCGAGCGCGCCCCAGAACGGCGAGAACAGCATCAGCCCGGCGTAGTAGGCGGTCCCCACGAGGCCGGCGGCGAACGCCGACGCCCGCGCCTCGACGACCACGGCCAGGGCCGTTCCCATCAGGATGGCGCCTGCGAACCGGGCGAACGTCGCCACCCCCAGCGTCGCCCACTGCCGACGACTCGTCATACCGGACGGTGCGAGCGCCGGGGGTGGTAAGCGGCGCGATTCGTGCCGACCTGAAGCTTCGTGGGGCCGGACCGCCGACCCTCCAGGTATGCACCACCTCGTCGCGACCGACTCCGTCCACACGACGGCCGCCGCCTGCGACTACCTGGCCGAGCGGCTCGGTTCCGACGACCGCGTCACCGTGGTCTCGGTCCCCGGGGAAGACGCCAGGGACGCGGACGACGCGCTCAACGTGGCGAACGCGCGATTGATCGGTACCGCGGAGGTCGAGACCGAGCGGCTGGACGGCGATGCCGACCCGGCGAGCGCGGTCCTCGCCGCCGCGAACGCCCGGAACGCGGACGTCATCGTCGTCGGTCCCCACGCCGGCACGCCGAGTGCGGGGCCTGCCCTGGGCAGTACGGCCCGACGGATCGTCGAGGGCGCCGACGTCCCCGTGGTGGTCGTCCCGCTGTCGCTGTAGCCCGTCGGCGCGGACGTTGATAAGGCCCGCCACCCAAGACGCGCCATGGAACTGCTCGTCCTGCGCGAGGGGGTCCACCGACTGTCGGCCGCGGCGTACGCCGACGAGCTCCGGTCGCGCCTCGACGGTCACACGGTCCGGCACGCGCGTACCCCGGCCGAGGAACGGCGGCTCGTCGCCGACGCGGCCGTCGTCACCGGCCCCCGTATCGACGCCGACCTGCTCGAACGGGCCGACGACCTCGACCTCTTCGCGTGCGCCTACGCGGGCTACGGTCACCTCCCGCTGGACCACCTCGAAGCCGCCGGCGTCGCGGTGACGAACGCCGCCGGCGTACACGCGCCGAACGCCTCGGAGCACGCGGTCGGCGCGATCCTGACCTTCTCGCGCCGCTTCCACGAGGTCGCGCGGGCGGAGACGTGGCAGCCCGTCGACCCCGGAGAACTCGCCGGATCGACGGTGACGGTCGTCGGGCTCGGAGCCATCGGCAGCGCGGTCGTCGACCGGCTGGAACCGTTCGACGTGACGACCCTCGGCGTCCGCCGCCGCCCCGAGAAGGGTGGTCCTGTGGACGAGGTGTTCGGCCAGGACGACCTCCACGAGGCGCTGTCCCGGACTGACTTCCTCGTCCTCTGCTGTCCGCTGACCGAGGAGACGCGCGGGCTGATCGGCGAGTCCGAGTTGACGACGCTGCCGCAGGGGGCCGTCCTGGTGAACATCGCCCGCGGCGAGGTCGTCGAGACCGACGCTCTCGTCCGGTCACTCCGCAGCGGACGACTGGGCGGCGCCGCCCTCGACGTCACCGACCCCGAGCCGCTCCCGGACGACCACCCGCTCTGGAACCTCGACGACGTGCTCGTGACGCCGCACTCCGCGGGCGCGACGCCGAAGTACTACGAGCGGCTCGCGGACGTCGTCGCCGACAACGTCGGACGACTGGTCGAGGACCGACCGCTCCGCAACCAGGTCCGGCCCGGCGAAAACGATTAACTCGCGGCCGGCGAAGGCACGACGATGACGCGGTACCTCGTGGCGACGTCCTCGACGGCGACCACGGAGGCCGCCTGCGGGTACCTCTCCGAGAAGCTCGAGCCGGAGGACGTAGTCTACGTCCTGACCGTCGACGTCCCGGAGGAGCCCGACGACCGGGTGGCGGCACTCGACGTCGCGCAGGTCGAGTTGACCGACATCGTCGAGGTCCTGACGATCCGCCGCGAGGGGCTGCCGGCCCGGGAGATCGTCCGGTTCTCGCGCGACAACGACGTCGACGAGATCATCATGGGACCGGCGCGGGGCGGCGGGATCACCACCATCGGGTCGACGACCCGTGCGGTCCTCAACAAGGTGGACAAGCCGGTGTTCGTGCTCCCGGCGCGGTCGGTCTAGTCCTCAAGCGGCTCGATGAGTTCGATCACGTGGCCGTCGGGGTCTTTCACGAACGCCGTCCGGGCGCCCGCGGCGGGCTGGTCGCCCGGCTCCTCGACGACGCCGTGGTGGTCGATCTCCTCGAAGGCCGCGTCGACGTCCTCGACCTTCACCGCCAGGTGGTCCCAGAGGTCGCCTTCGTCGGATGGGGTCTCTCCCTCGGTGTCGGAGAGCTGCAGTTCGACGCCGTTCCCGTCGGCGACGTAGCGGTTGACCGTCTCGCCGTCTGGGGTCTCGAAGCCCCACGACTCCTCGAAGTCCAGGTTCTCGGTGTACCACTCGACGGAGCGGTCGGCGTCCGCGACGTTGAGACAGGTGTGCAGGATGTCCATGCAGGGCCGGCGCCTGGCTCGGTGATAACACCGACGATGTCTCTCAGAGGTAGAGGGGAAGCACCGCGAGTACCGTTCCGAGGACGACCGAGAGGACGACGAGCCCGAGGAGGTCGAATCTCGACGGTGGTGACGGGAGGTCCGCCGTCCGGGCGTCGTAGCGGTGTTTCTCGACGGCGACGACGTAGCCGACCGTCCCGAGCAGGACTCCGGCGCCGAGCGACCCGACGAGAGCGAGGCCGATCTCCCGGAGCGTCCCGTCGACGAGGGGCGAGCCGACCCGACCGGCGGCCGGGACGAACCCCGCGATCCAGCTGGCGAGCAGGCTGCCGTTGAGGTAGCCGGCGACGAACGACAGTAGCAATCCCCCGAGGAGGCCGATTCCCGCGACGGCGAGGTAGACGGTCCCGGATACCTCGCCGACGACGAGGAGTCGGGCCGCTTCCAGTCCCGCGACCAGCAGCGCCAGCCCCAGCGCGATGCCGCAGAAGTACGCGGTGAGTCGCGGCGACCGACCGGCCAGATGTTCTCGCATACGGGCCACTGTCGGCCGACTCATACGACGGTTTCGGTGGGCGAACAGGCGGCACGTTCCCGACTGCGGTCCGTGTGCCGCACTCCCGCCCGGGCGGACCGCAGGCGTCTCTCAGCGCACACGGCCGATGGTCCCGTTCTGGTACTTGAACTTACGGGGTCAGATAGCTGGAGCATCCGCGAGCGCTTCGCGCTCTCGGTTCGCCGGACGCGAGCGGTTCCGCGAAACGTATCTATTTTAGATGTAGCCTTCCTCGAGCAGCAGTTCGCCGTTCAGCACGGAGGCGCCGGCGGCGCCGCGGATGGTGTTGTGCGCGAGGCAGTTGTACTGGACGCCGTGCGGCGTCGCCTCGATGCCGCCCGCGGCCACCGACATGCCGTCGCCGAGCATCCGGTCCATGCGGGGCTGGGGCCGCATCGGGTCCTCGAAGACCTCGATGAGCTGGTCGGGCGAGGAGTGGAGGTCGAC includes:
- a CDS encoding D-2-hydroxyacid dehydrogenase, which codes for MELLVLREGVHRLSAAAYADELRSRLDGHTVRHARTPAEERRLVADAAVVTGPRIDADLLERADDLDLFACAYAGYGHLPLDHLEAAGVAVTNAAGVHAPNASEHAVGAILTFSRRFHEVARAETWQPVDPGELAGSTVTVVGLGAIGSAVVDRLEPFDVTTLGVRRRPEKGGPVDEVFGQDDLHEALSRTDFLVLCCPLTEETRGLIGESELTTLPQGAVLVNIARGEVVETDALVRSLRSGRLGGAALDVTDPEPLPDDHPLWNLDDVLVTPHSAGATPKYYERLADVVADNVGRLVEDRPLRNQVRPGEND
- a CDS encoding universal stress protein produces the protein MTRYLVATSSTATTEAACGYLSEKLEPEDVVYVLTVDVPEEPDDRVAALDVAQVELTDIVEVLTIRREGLPAREIVRFSRDNDVDEIIMGPARGGGITTIGSTTRAVLNKVDKPVFVLPARSV
- a CDS encoding VOC family protein, with the translated sequence MDILHTCLNVADADRSVEWYTENLDFEESWGFETPDGETVNRYVADGNGVELQLSDTEGETPSDEGDLWDHLAVKVEDVDAAFEEIDHHGVVEEPGDQPAAGARTAFVKDPDGHVIELIEPLED